The following are encoded together in the Bradyrhizobium algeriense genome:
- a CDS encoding O-antigen ligase family protein, with product MSSCGSMVSWLSARHDPAARMRNVDLIAVLVAVLLPWSTSGVGIGMVLWLAALATTLELRPFLHSLKRPICVLPIALVALAAMGTLWSDAPWSARTYALSPATKLLVLPFLFYHFERSTRGMWVFIAFLASCTLLTVASWIVAFDPSLSLKAPGEPTGHGIFVKNYIAQSQEFVLCAVVLAFPIITLLRDGKVRQALLLALVAANFVVNMVFVVVSRTALVTLPVMLAVFAMAHLKWRTNVMLLVVAAVFGALAWTVSPQLQATTDKFARDYRVYKEFNQPTSIGLRLEFWEKSLRFFAEAPVIGHGTGSTRGLFEAAATGPAILAQGQVIGNPHNQTLNVAVQWGTVGVVILYAMWLSHFSLFRGEGLAAWIGLMVVLQNMFSSLFNSHLFDFHEGWMYVLGVGIAGGMVLRARSGDAESSGTTRP from the coding sequence ATGAGCTCGTGCGGCTCGATGGTTTCGTGGCTTTCGGCCCGGCACGATCCGGCGGCACGGATGCGGAACGTCGATCTCATCGCGGTCCTGGTTGCGGTGCTTTTGCCGTGGTCGACCAGCGGCGTCGGCATCGGCATGGTGCTGTGGCTTGCGGCCCTTGCCACCACGCTGGAATTGCGGCCGTTCCTGCATTCGTTGAAGCGCCCGATCTGTGTGCTTCCGATTGCACTGGTGGCATTGGCCGCAATGGGAACCCTGTGGTCGGACGCGCCTTGGAGCGCGCGCACTTATGCCTTGAGCCCCGCGACGAAGCTGCTCGTATTGCCGTTCCTGTTCTATCATTTCGAGCGCTCGACGCGCGGCATGTGGGTATTCATCGCGTTCCTGGCGTCCTGCACGCTGCTGACGGTCGCGTCCTGGATAGTCGCGTTTGATCCCAGCCTCTCGCTGAAGGCTCCCGGCGAGCCGACAGGGCACGGCATCTTCGTCAAGAACTATATCGCCCAGAGTCAGGAATTCGTGTTGTGCGCGGTCGTGCTCGCTTTCCCCATCATCACGCTGCTGCGAGACGGGAAAGTCCGGCAAGCGCTGTTGCTGGCGCTTGTTGCGGCGAACTTCGTCGTCAACATGGTATTCGTTGTCGTGTCGCGTACGGCACTGGTGACGCTGCCGGTGATGCTCGCCGTGTTCGCGATGGCGCACCTGAAATGGCGAACCAACGTCATGCTGTTGGTTGTCGCCGCCGTATTCGGCGCGCTGGCCTGGACGGTATCGCCTCAACTGCAGGCGACGACGGACAAGTTCGCGCGGGATTACCGGGTCTACAAGGAGTTCAATCAGCCGACGTCGATCGGGCTGCGGCTCGAATTCTGGGAGAAGTCGCTGCGCTTCTTTGCCGAGGCGCCGGTCATCGGCCACGGCACGGGATCGACGCGAGGACTGTTCGAGGCGGCGGCGACCGGACCTGCGATACTGGCGCAGGGGCAGGTGATCGGGAACCCGCACAACCAGACCCTCAACGTCGCGGTCCAGTGGGGCACGGTCGGGGTCGTGATCCTGTACGCGATGTGGCTTTCGCATTTCTCGCTGTTTCGCGGCGAGGGGCTGGCGGCCTGGATCGGGCTGATGGTGGTGCTGCAGAACATGTTCAGTTCGCTGTTCAACTCGCATCTATTCGATTTTCATGAAGGCTGGATGTATGTGCTGGGCGTCGGTATAGCCGGAGGCATGGTGCTGCGCGCCAGGTCAGGGGATGCGGAATCTTCCGGAACAACCCGGCCATGA
- a CDS encoding SDR family NAD(P)-dependent oxidoreductase, whose protein sequence is MTHLSQLTRRNYLIAAHDALATAFALLASFYLRFEGGEAFYARLPLLLRILPLFILFSIVICYVFNLTTTKWRFISLPDALNIMRVASILTVALIVLDYAFIFTASNAKAPVLFGRITIVLYWFLQVFALSALRFGYRYFRYSRVRRHARTEGASSTLLIGRAADAEVLLRAIESGAVKQLWPVGVLSPSAADRGQSIRNVPVLGGLDDVEDVVRDYAGRGKPISRVVMTPSAFEPEAHPEAVLMRAKRLGLFVSRLPSLESGDVPRLTNVAVEDLLLRPSEKIDYARLEALVKGKAVIVTGGGGSIGSEICDRVATFGAARLLVIEHSEPALYAVTEALTAHGTNAVIEGRIADIRDRDRIMNLMKEFKPDIVFHAAALKHVPILERDWSEGVKTNIFGSVNVADAALAAGAEAMVMISTDKAIEPVSMLGLTKRFAEMYCQALDHDLMTQSEGKPHMRLISVRFGNVLASNGSVVPKFKVQIEAGGPVTVTHPDMVRYFMTIREACDLVLTAATHALTPARPDVSVYVLNMGQPVKIVELAERMIRLSGLEPGIDIEVVFTGMRPGERLNEILFASEEPPVEIGVAGIMAAKPNEPPMQTLRKWLAALEEAIARDDRSTIRAVLKDAVPEFGSNAA, encoded by the coding sequence ATGACGCATCTTTCGCAACTGACCCGTCGCAATTACCTGATCGCAGCGCATGATGCGCTGGCGACCGCGTTTGCGCTGCTCGCAAGCTTCTATTTGCGCTTCGAGGGAGGCGAGGCCTTCTATGCCCGGCTGCCGCTATTGCTGCGCATTCTGCCCCTCTTCATCCTTTTCAGCATCGTGATCTGCTACGTCTTCAACCTGACGACGACGAAATGGCGTTTCATTTCGCTCCCCGATGCGCTGAACATCATGCGCGTGGCGAGTATTCTGACGGTAGCGCTCATCGTGCTCGACTATGCCTTCATTTTCACGGCATCGAACGCCAAGGCGCCGGTGCTGTTCGGCCGCATCACCATCGTGCTCTACTGGTTTCTCCAGGTGTTCGCGCTGAGCGCGCTCCGTTTCGGCTATCGCTATTTCCGCTACTCGCGCGTTCGCCGCCATGCCCGGACCGAAGGCGCGTCGTCGACGCTGTTGATCGGCCGCGCCGCCGATGCGGAGGTGCTGTTGCGCGCGATCGAGAGCGGTGCAGTCAAGCAGCTTTGGCCGGTCGGCGTGCTGTCGCCGTCGGCCGCGGACCGCGGCCAGTCGATCCGCAACGTGCCGGTGCTCGGCGGGCTCGACGATGTCGAGGACGTGGTGCGCGATTATGCCGGACGCGGAAAGCCGATTTCGCGGGTCGTCATGACCCCGTCGGCGTTCGAACCCGAGGCGCACCCCGAAGCGGTCCTGATGCGGGCCAAGCGGCTCGGCCTGTTCGTCAGCCGCCTGCCGTCGCTCGAAAGCGGCGACGTGCCGAGGCTGACCAATGTCGCCGTCGAAGACCTGCTGCTGCGGCCGAGCGAGAAGATCGACTACGCGCGGCTCGAAGCGCTGGTGAAGGGCAAGGCGGTGATCGTCACCGGCGGCGGCGGCTCGATCGGTTCGGAGATTTGCGACCGCGTCGCAACCTTCGGCGCCGCGCGGCTATTGGTGATCGAGCACTCGGAACCCGCGCTCTACGCGGTGACGGAGGCGCTGACCGCGCACGGAACCAATGCCGTGATCGAGGGCCGAATCGCCGATATCCGCGATCGTGACCGGATCATGAACCTGATGAAGGAGTTCAAGCCCGACATCGTGTTCCATGCCGCCGCCCTGAAGCATGTGCCGATCCTCGAACGCGACTGGAGCGAGGGCGTCAAGACCAACATCTTCGGTTCCGTCAACGTCGCCGACGCGGCGCTTGCGGCGGGCGCCGAAGCAATGGTGATGATCTCGACCGACAAGGCGATCGAGCCGGTCTCGATGCTGGGCCTGACCAAGCGCTTTGCCGAAATGTATTGCCAGGCGCTCGACCATGACCTGATGACGCAATCGGAGGGCAAGCCGCACATGCGGTTGATCTCGGTGCGGTTCGGCAACGTGCTGGCCTCCAACGGATCGGTGGTGCCGAAATTCAAGGTGCAGATCGAGGCCGGTGGCCCGGTCACGGTGACGCATCCGGACATGGTCCGCTACTTCATGACCATCCGCGAAGCCTGCGATCTCGTGCTGACGGCGGCCACCCACGCGCTGACGCCGGCGCGGCCCGATGTTTCCGTCTACGTCCTCAACATGGGACAGCCGGTCAAGATCGTGGAGTTGGCCGAGCGGATGATCCGCCTGTCCGGCCTCGAACCCGGCATCGATATCGAGGTGGTATTCACCGGCATGCGGCCGGGCGAGCGGCTGAACGAGATCCTGTTCGCCAGCGAGGAGCCTCCGGTAGAGATCGGGGTCGCCGGCATCATGGCGGCCAAGCCGAACGAGCCGCCGATGCAGACGTTGCGCAAATGGCTTGCGGCGCTTGAGGAGGCGATTGCGCGGGATGACCGTTCCACCATCCGCGCGGTGCTCAAGGATGCCGTGCCCGAGTTCGGCTCGAACGCCGCCTGA
- a CDS encoding glycosyltransferase family 4 protein: MQKSGKVVVVSQHYPPDPSTTAAIMAAISERVAREAEVLVLSGTAGSAAKAATGKPAVVEVRNWMPGKAALLKRALAELLFTIRMFAALLVKLRRGDVALTVPAPFLLPYAFAAAAKLRGARSVLIMHDLYPDVLIMAGLLKPHSLPASAMRGLNALMFRALDAVVIIGRDTEKLLLRYGGVTSDKIHFIPNWATLARGVRAVDPDNPYRRPLSARFVVGLSGNLGFTHDPVIVFEAARLLRESRDIHFLLSGWGIGFDQLREMQSEARLPNVTLVDRVEDDRLETFLSAADVWIIPYRRNVAGVSVPSRFYNLLAIGRPVILVSEVGAEAALTVTEHDVGWVVEPGRADELAKTISRAAGAKDPQRAERAAEIAGRFDFEIAMTDYCSLIRELLRKKPD, encoded by the coding sequence ATGCAGAAGTCCGGAAAAGTCGTCGTCGTCAGCCAGCATTATCCGCCGGATCCGAGCACGACGGCGGCGATCATGGCGGCGATTTCGGAACGCGTGGCGCGGGAAGCCGAAGTCCTGGTGCTGTCGGGAACGGCAGGCTCCGCCGCCAAAGCGGCCACCGGCAAGCCTGCGGTCGTCGAAGTCAGGAATTGGATGCCCGGCAAGGCTGCATTGCTCAAGCGCGCTCTGGCCGAACTGCTGTTCACGATCCGGATGTTCGCAGCGCTATTGGTGAAATTGCGCCGCGGCGACGTCGCGCTCACGGTGCCCGCACCCTTCCTGCTGCCTTACGCGTTTGCCGCTGCCGCGAAACTGAGGGGCGCGAGGTCGGTGCTGATCATGCACGATCTCTATCCCGACGTCCTCATCATGGCAGGTCTCCTGAAGCCGCATTCGTTGCCGGCAAGTGCGATGCGCGGCCTGAACGCGTTGATGTTTCGCGCGCTCGACGCCGTCGTCATCATCGGCCGCGACACCGAAAAGCTGCTGCTGCGCTATGGCGGAGTGACAAGCGACAAGATCCATTTCATTCCGAACTGGGCGACGCTCGCGCGCGGCGTTCGCGCGGTCGATCCTGATAATCCCTATCGCCGTCCGCTTTCCGCCCGCTTCGTCGTCGGTCTGTCAGGCAATCTCGGCTTTACCCACGATCCCGTCATCGTATTCGAGGCTGCGCGCCTGCTACGTGAGAGCAGGGATATTCATTTCCTGCTGTCGGGCTGGGGGATCGGATTCGATCAGTTGCGCGAGATGCAGTCCGAGGCAAGGCTTCCGAACGTCACGCTGGTCGATCGCGTCGAGGACGACCGGCTGGAGACGTTTCTTTCTGCCGCCGATGTCTGGATCATACCCTACCGCAGGAACGTCGCCGGTGTATCGGTGCCCAGCCGGTTCTATAATCTGCTGGCGATCGGCCGCCCGGTGATCCTGGTTTCCGAAGTGGGCGCCGAGGCGGCGTTGACGGTGACCGAACACGATGTCGGCTGGGTCGTCGAACCCGGCAGAGCCGATGAGCTCGCGAAAACGATCAGTCGTGCCGCCGGCGCCAAGGATCCGCAGCGGGCCGAGCGCGCGGCCGAAATCGCAGGGCGATTCGATTTTGAGATCGCCATGACCGACTATTGCAGCCTGATCCGCGAGCTTTTGCGAAAGAAGCCGGATTAG
- a CDS encoding glycosyl transferase, which yields MASSQLLLSLAAAAPAALLSGVLIWAIRPMLVRIALARPNARSSHRVPTPQGAGIAVIAATLIAAVTVIAFAGTAEIKIPVAVFGATLFIAGVGFADDVHSIPVVPRLLLQGLAVAAVILAAPESLRIVPACPLWLERGLLLLAGLWFVNLVNFMDGLDLMTAAEIVPITGAFVLLGWLAELPAPATVAAAALFGAMLGFAPFNRPVAKIFLGDVGSLPIGLLAGWCLLQLAWHQQIAAALLLPLYYLTDATVTLLRRIIRREPFWAAHRTHFYQRATDNGFPVWRVVSEVFALNVLLAALAIGSVMTSSSAIASLLFVIGGIATALLMYRFSRRQPG from the coding sequence ATGGCCAGTTCGCAACTACTGCTGTCGTTGGCCGCCGCAGCGCCGGCGGCGCTGTTGTCGGGCGTCCTGATATGGGCGATCCGGCCGATGCTGGTGCGAATAGCGCTGGCAAGGCCGAATGCGCGCTCTTCCCATCGGGTTCCGACGCCGCAGGGCGCGGGCATCGCGGTGATCGCGGCCACGCTGATCGCGGCCGTCACGGTCATCGCATTTGCCGGCACAGCGGAGATCAAAATTCCCGTCGCGGTATTCGGCGCGACGCTGTTCATCGCGGGCGTGGGCTTTGCCGACGACGTCCATTCCATCCCGGTGGTGCCGCGGCTGCTGCTGCAGGGATTAGCCGTCGCGGCGGTGATCCTTGCCGCGCCCGAAAGCTTGCGGATCGTTCCGGCCTGCCCGCTCTGGCTCGAGCGCGGCCTGTTGTTGCTCGCAGGCCTGTGGTTCGTGAACCTCGTCAACTTCATGGACGGGCTGGACCTGATGACGGCAGCCGAGATCGTGCCCATCACCGGCGCGTTCGTTCTGCTCGGCTGGCTCGCCGAACTTCCCGCGCCCGCGACGGTCGCCGCTGCGGCGCTGTTCGGGGCGATGCTCGGCTTTGCGCCTTTCAACCGGCCGGTGGCGAAAATCTTTCTCGGCGACGTCGGCAGCCTGCCGATCGGGCTATTGGCCGGCTGGTGTCTGCTGCAGCTCGCCTGGCATCAGCAGATTGCGGCGGCGCTGCTGTTGCCGCTTTATTATCTCACTGACGCCACCGTCACGCTCCTGCGGCGCATCATCAGGCGCGAACCGTTCTGGGCGGCGCATCGCACCCACTTCTATCAGCGCGCCACCGACAACGGCTTTCCGGTGTGGCGCGTGGTGAGCGAGGTGTTCGCCCTCAACGTCCTGCTCGCTGCGCTGGCGATCGGCTCGGTCATGACCTCTTCTTCGGCCATCGCCAGCCTGCTTTTCGTCATCGGCGGCATCGCCACGGCGCTGCTGATGTACCGCTTCTCACGCCGGCAACCCGGCTAA
- a CDS encoding lysylphosphatidylglycerol synthase transmembrane domain-containing protein: MRRILLSTLKILVSAALLYFSLRKVDLAELVARIDVSSLGWIGVAIAVTFLQIFIGVLRWREISAECGAPLPTRQAMRFNVIGTFFNQTLPSSIGGDAVRLWLVARNGAGWRAATYSIFVDRAIGLIALAVVIVASLPWSYRLITDPHGRSALLFVDFAALGGGLGFLLLGRLPWPWLKHWWGTHHIHACSVIANRVLFSRVHGPKVAVLSLLVHVLAVVIAWCVVQSIAAPILFSQIFQLVPPVMLITMLPISIAGWGVREATMGLAFGYAGLMANEGVNISLLYGAVSFIVGAIGGLVWILSAEKAAQGTVPIEVPK, from the coding sequence ATGCGCCGTATCCTGCTTTCGACGTTGAAGATACTGGTTTCGGCGGCGCTCCTGTATTTCTCGCTGCGCAAGGTCGACCTTGCCGAACTCGTCGCTCGCATCGACGTTTCCAGCCTGGGCTGGATCGGCGTGGCGATTGCCGTGACGTTCCTGCAGATATTCATCGGCGTCCTGCGATGGCGCGAGATCAGCGCGGAGTGCGGGGCGCCGCTGCCGACCAGGCAGGCGATGCGCTTCAACGTGATCGGAACCTTCTTCAACCAGACGCTGCCCTCCTCGATCGGCGGTGACGCGGTCAGGCTGTGGCTGGTGGCCCGCAACGGCGCCGGCTGGCGGGCCGCGACCTATTCCATCTTCGTCGATCGCGCCATCGGCCTGATCGCGCTCGCAGTGGTGATTGTCGCGAGCCTGCCCTGGAGCTACCGCCTGATCACCGATCCGCACGGCAGGTCGGCCTTGCTTTTCGTCGATTTCGCAGCCCTTGGCGGCGGCCTCGGATTTCTGCTGCTTGGCCGGCTGCCATGGCCGTGGCTGAAGCACTGGTGGGGCACTCACCACATCCATGCCTGTTCTGTCATCGCCAATCGCGTGCTGTTCAGCCGCGTTCACGGCCCGAAAGTCGCGGTGCTTTCCTTGCTGGTGCATGTGCTTGCCGTCGTCATCGCCTGGTGCGTGGTGCAATCGATCGCAGCCCCCATTCTGTTCAGCCAGATTTTCCAGCTCGTTCCGCCCGTCATGCTGATCACCATGCTGCCGATCTCGATTGCCGGCTGGGGCGTCCGCGAGGCCACCATGGGGCTGGCGTTTGGTTATGCCGGCCTGATGGCCAACGAGGGTGTCAATATCTCCCTGCTCTATGGCGCGGTATCCTTCATCGTCGGCGCGATCGGCGGGCTGGTCTGGATATTGAGCGCCGAGAAGGCCGCGCAGGGCACGGTGCCCATCGAAGTTCCCAAATAA
- a CDS encoding NAD-dependent epimerase has product MSDQPILVTGAAGFIGFHVARRLLAEGRAVVGLDSLNDYYDPALKRARLDILRGEQGFAFEQIDLADRASMERLFAGHRFAKVVHLAAQAGVRYSIDHPHAYVDANLEGFVNVLEGCRHHGCGHLVYASSSSVYGANTKLPFSVDDKTDHPVSLYAATKKANELIAHSYSHLYRLPVTGLRFFTIYGPWGRPDMAIFLFTKAIVEGTPIRLFNHGRMRRDFTHIDDVTRVVLQLVDQAPRDGGEGAGAPARVYNVGNNHPEELTHVVSVLERELGRAAVKEMLPMQPGDVTETFADVAELMRDTGFRPQTSIEDGLADFVAWYRDHYRI; this is encoded by the coding sequence ATGTCGGATCAACCTATATTAGTAACGGGCGCGGCGGGCTTCATCGGCTTCCACGTCGCTCGCCGGCTGCTCGCCGAAGGCCGCGCCGTGGTCGGCCTCGATAGTCTCAACGATTATTACGATCCGGCGCTGAAACGCGCGCGGCTGGACATACTGCGCGGGGAGCAGGGCTTTGCGTTCGAGCAGATCGATCTCGCCGACCGCGCATCGATGGAGCGCCTGTTCGCCGGACACCGCTTTGCCAAGGTGGTGCATCTCGCGGCGCAGGCCGGCGTGCGTTATTCGATCGATCATCCGCACGCCTATGTCGACGCCAATCTCGAAGGCTTCGTCAATGTGCTGGAGGGGTGCCGGCATCATGGCTGCGGCCACCTGGTCTATGCATCTTCGTCGTCGGTATACGGCGCCAATACGAAACTACCGTTTTCGGTGGACGACAAAACCGACCATCCGGTCAGCCTCTACGCCGCCACAAAGAAGGCCAATGAGCTGATCGCGCATTCCTACAGCCATCTGTACCGGCTTCCGGTGACGGGCCTGCGGTTCTTTACCATCTACGGGCCGTGGGGACGGCCCGATATGGCGATTTTCCTGTTTACCAAAGCGATCGTGGAAGGGACCCCGATCAGGCTCTTTAACCACGGCAGGATGCGTCGCGATTTTACCCATATCGACGATGTGACGCGCGTCGTATTGCAACTGGTCGACCAGGCCCCGCGTGACGGCGGCGAGGGCGCCGGGGCGCCGGCACGGGTTTACAATGTCGGCAATAATCATCCGGAAGAACTGACCCATGTGGTATCAGTCCTGGAGCGGGAATTGGGCCGTGCGGCGGTCAAGGAGATGCTGCCGATGCAGCCCGGCGACGTGACCGAGACCTTCGCCGATGTCGCGGAACTGATGCGCGACACCGGCTTCAGGCCGCAGACCTCGATCGAGGACGGGCTTGCTGATTTTGTCGCCTGGTATCGTGACCACTACAGGATTTGA